The Phycisphaerae bacterium genome includes a region encoding these proteins:
- a CDS encoding TPM domain-containing protein, with protein sequence MNFRRTKPRLPALALAIVLLPVSGALAEVTVDDPGTYVVDRAGVIDASLERELENVLGELERKTGAQVKILTVPTTEGESIFDFSVRHAQRWKLGQKGKDNGVLMTLAVKERSDQIQVGYGLEGVLPDTWLGALRRKVMVPRFKQGKIGEGLAAGALAIANKIAESENMTLEGASSQAAPRVQSSRAPPVEAAGSCCVGVIPFLILLSIIASASRRRRRYGGSGGLWGALILAQMLGGMSRGGRGSFGGGGGFGGGFGGGFGGGSFGGGGSFGGGGAGGSW encoded by the coding sequence ATGAACTTCAGACGAACTAAGCCTCGTCTCCCGGCCTTGGCGCTCGCCATTGTTCTCCTGCCCGTTTCCGGGGCGCTCGCCGAGGTCACCGTGGATGACCCCGGGACATACGTGGTCGATCGCGCCGGCGTTATTGACGCTTCGCTGGAAAGAGAGCTGGAGAACGTACTTGGCGAACTGGAGCGCAAGACCGGCGCTCAAGTGAAGATCCTCACCGTTCCCACCACCGAAGGTGAGTCTATTTTCGATTTCTCCGTGCGCCACGCGCAGCGCTGGAAGCTCGGGCAAAAGGGCAAGGACAACGGTGTTCTGATGACCCTGGCCGTGAAGGAGCGCTCCGACCAGATTCAGGTTGGATACGGGCTCGAGGGCGTTCTGCCCGACACGTGGCTGGGGGCGCTGCGGCGGAAGGTGATGGTCCCGAGATTCAAACAGGGCAAGATCGGTGAAGGTCTGGCCGCGGGTGCCTTGGCCATCGCCAATAAGATAGCGGAATCGGAGAATATGACACTGGAGGGCGCGTCTTCCCAGGCGGCGCCCCGGGTTCAATCATCGCGCGCCCCCCCGGTCGAAGCCGCCGGAAGCTGCTGCGTGGGGGTGATACCGTTCCTGATACTTCTCAGCATTATCGCTTCGGCAAGTCGCCGACGTCGGCGTTATGGCGGCAGCGGCGGACTGTGGGGCGCCCTGATCCTGGCGCAGATGTTGGGAGGCATGTCGCGGGGTGGACGGGGTTCGTTCGGTGGGGGCGGCGGCTTTGGCGGTGGTTTCGGGGGCGGTTTCGGCGGCGGATCGTTTGGCGGCGGGGGCTCGTTCGGAGGAGGCGGTGCCGGTGGCAGTTGGTAA
- a CDS encoding LemA family protein, with protein MFLALAGALVIVGGCVYSGYNRAVTLEENVKGAWSQVENQLQRRFDLVPNLVETVKGYASHEEKIFTNIAESRQAYFQAKDKGSVSGMAKAATGFESALSRLLVLRESYPDLKANESFNNLMVAIEGSENRLAVERKRYNDAVRQLNTFTRRLLGRFYSSLAGVAPAEYFEAPEEAKTAPKVDFSRNSEDTGRSRDEVPQGGDDGG; from the coding sequence ATGTTTCTTGCGCTGGCGGGCGCGCTGGTTATCGTCGGCGGCTGTGTCTATTCGGGCTACAATCGGGCCGTTACGCTCGAGGAGAACGTAAAGGGGGCCTGGTCGCAGGTCGAAAATCAGCTTCAGCGGCGGTTCGACCTCGTTCCCAATCTCGTCGAAACCGTGAAGGGCTATGCTTCCCACGAGGAGAAAATCTTCACCAACATCGCCGAGTCGCGCCAGGCCTACTTCCAGGCCAAGGACAAGGGCTCCGTCAGTGGCATGGCCAAGGCTGCGACGGGTTTCGAGTCCGCCCTCTCGCGCCTGCTTGTGCTGCGCGAAAGCTATCCTGATCTGAAAGCCAACGAGTCGTTCAACAACCTTATGGTGGCGATCGAGGGTTCGGAGAATCGGCTTGCCGTCGAGCGGAAACGGTACAACGACGCCGTCCGGCAGTTGAACACCTTCACGCGAAGACTGCTGGGGCGGTTCTACTCCTCCCTGGCAGGCGTGGCGCCGGCCGAGTACTTTGAAGCACCGGAGGAGGCAAAGACGGCGCCCAAGGTGGATTTCTCCCGCAACTCCGAGGACACTGGCCGCAGTCGAGATGAGGTCCCACAAGGCGGGGACGACGGCGGCTGA
- a CDS encoding methyltransferase domain-containing protein, with amino-acid sequence MSSLNLIHESVQDYYGRVLGGTRDLKTSACCTGESMPAHVRALLPRIKPEIRERFYGCGSPIPPAIEGCTVLDLGCGTGRDSYICSALVGSKGQVLGLDMTPEQLDIARRHQQSQAERFGLPEPNTTFMQGYLEDLAAAGIGDESVDVTISNCVLNLAPNKQRVFDEIYRVLKPGGELLFSDVFADRRLPQEWMDDPVLLGECLAGAMYFEDFRRMMVRRGIPDVRVVHRRPMTLGNAAIEEKVGPVRFESVTVRIFKLADLEDQQEDYGHIATYLGSMSHASGGFALDQNHVFPAGKPTPVSGNTAAILTATRYSKHFKVRGDRSRHFGLFAAAGATPGSTAAPSCC; translated from the coding sequence ATGAGCTCGCTCAATCTGATTCACGAGAGTGTTCAGGACTACTACGGGCGTGTGCTGGGAGGAACGCGCGACCTGAAGACCAGCGCCTGCTGCACCGGGGAGAGCATGCCGGCGCACGTGCGGGCGCTGCTGCCACGGATTAAGCCTGAAATCCGCGAACGATTCTACGGCTGCGGTTCGCCGATCCCTCCGGCGATCGAGGGCTGCACGGTGCTCGACCTCGGATGCGGCACGGGGCGCGACAGCTACATCTGCTCGGCGCTGGTCGGATCGAAGGGGCAGGTCTTGGGCCTGGACATGACGCCCGAGCAGCTCGACATTGCCCGCCGTCATCAACAATCTCAGGCCGAGCGATTTGGATTGCCTGAGCCCAACACGACTTTCATGCAGGGCTACCTGGAAGACTTGGCTGCGGCCGGCATCGGGGACGAATCCGTCGACGTGACCATTTCGAATTGTGTCCTGAATCTCGCGCCGAATAAGCAACGCGTATTCGACGAGATTTACCGGGTTCTCAAGCCGGGCGGAGAGCTATTGTTTTCCGATGTGTTCGCGGACCGCCGTCTCCCGCAAGAGTGGATGGACGATCCGGTGCTGCTCGGCGAGTGCCTGGCTGGGGCCATGTATTTCGAGGACTTCCGTCGCATGATGGTTCGCAGGGGCATTCCGGACGTACGGGTTGTTCATCGCCGGCCAATGACGCTGGGCAACGCCGCCATTGAAGAGAAGGTGGGCCCCGTTCGGTTCGAGTCCGTGACGGTGCGCATATTCAAGCTTGCCGATCTGGAAGATCAGCAGGAAGACTACGGGCACATTGCCACCTATCTCGGTTCGATGTCGCATGCCTCCGGCGGATTCGCCCTCGATCAAAACCACGTCTTTCCGGCGGGCAAACCCACCCCGGTGAGTGGCAATACAGCCGCAATCCTGACCGCCACGCGGTATTCAAAACACTTCAAGGTCCGGGGAGATCGGTCGCGGCATTTCGGTTTGTTCGCGGCCGCCGGTGCGACGCCAGGGAGTACCGCCGCCCCATCCTGCTGTTGA